DNA sequence from the Candidatus Sysuiplasma acidicola genome:
AGGAAGGGACTGTTTTTTCCACTTCCGGAATATCGCACGACATATATCAGGCTTCAAGGAGCGCAGTTATACAGATGGTGGACGTCATTCATTCGGCAGGTGTTGACAGGGCGGAGGCTTACATGCTCTGCTCTCTGACAGGGAGTCTGCACATCAGCGAGATCGTGGACATGCCGAATGTCAATGTCTGCTTTTCGATGGACGCGTCGGTCCTGCGCAAACTCGGCCTCGATTTGTGAATGTTACCTGCCTTCCATTCAGCGCAGGAGTGAACCATTCTTCAGCATGTCCGCACATGCTTCTATGTCTTCAGACAGCACTCTGTCCCCGTCATATCCGCGCACATGTCTCCTGACGCGTGCGTGCGCCTCTCTGATGGCGGACGAAGATGGTCCTCCGGCGAGGTCCAGCGCACGTGCCGCGCACATTGCCTCTATGCCAACGACAGTGAATGCATACCCGACCATCTGTCTCAATTTTATCGCGGAATAGGCTCCCATACTCACAAAATCCTCCTGATTCGCGGACGTTGGAATGGAATCGGAGGAGGACGGGTGGCACAGGATTTTTCCCTCCGAAACAAGTGCTGCTGCCGTGTACTGCGGAACCATATAACCAGACTGCAGTCCCGGTCTGTCAGCAAGGAAAGGTTTCAAGCCGCTGAGTTTCGAATCTATCAGCCTGGCGGTCCTCCTCTCGGAAAAGGACATCATTGCAAGCAACGGGATGCACAGGCTGTCCAGTGCGACTGCTATCGGCTGTCCGTGAAAGTTGCCTGCGGATATGACCTGACCGTCATCAGGCAGCACTATCGGATTGTCCGTAGTCGAATTCATTTCGATCGTCACAGTGCTGCGGCAGTAATCAAGCATGTCCTTCAGGGGACCCAGAACCTGCGGCGCACACCTGAGCGTGTACGGGTCCTGCACGCCCGAAGTGCCTGCACGCGCTCCACCGACATATGCGCTGTTAACACGCTCTGCGATGTAGGCCATTCCGGCGTGAGGCCTTAACTTCATGATCCTTGGATCAAACTGCGCAGTGTTGCCCCCCAGGGCATCAAGACTCATTGCAAACACTGTGACTGCCTGCTCCAGCAGTTTCCCCGTGTCATAGATAGCGAGTGCGCCCAGCCCGGTCATGAATTGCGTCCCGTTAATCAGCGCAAGCCCTTCCTTCTCCTTCAGCGATATGCTCCTGAGCCCCTTCTTCTTCAGCGCATCCGCTCCGGGCACAATTTTGTCGCCATCAAATGCGTATCCCTCTCCAATCATGACTGCCGCCATATGAGCCAGCGGCGCGAGATCGCCGCTTGCACCGACGGACCCTCTGGAGGGTATCACAGGATGCACTCGTGCATTGATCATATCCTTTAGAAGCTCAATCAACTCCATCCTGACGCCTGAATATCCCCTGACCAGTGTGTTCAGCCTCAACAGCATTATTGCCCTTGTTTCCTCAATTGAAAGCGGTGCGCCGGTGCCGGCGCATGTGCTGCGCACAAGATTTTCCTGTAGTTCAGATGCATTCTTTCCGTCTATTCTCCTGTTGCAGAGTTCTCCGAAACCTGTATTGACACCATATATCGTAGAGCCGTTCCTGATGAGTTTTTCGAGCAGTTTCCTGGATCGCTCAACGCCCTTCATGGCCCTGCTGTCAACGATTATCCGCGATCCGTTGCGGGCAACGTTTACGAGATCTTCAACCGTGAGCGAACAACCATCCAGCCTGACGGAATTCAACTTTGTCACACTTTTCAGATTTCCTGCTTATTATTTTATTGTTTCCGGATTAATCTTCCCGACACCATCCGTTCGCGATGCAGGACACACAGTTAGAGTCGGCGTCTGCGTGCGATGATTATCGTCCGCCGCTTCACTAAGGCATCGCTGCCGGCATCGTAGGATATGGCTTCACCGAATCGATCTCCTGCAGTTGAAAGGAACAGCCGGCTCTTCCTGCCTTCCTCTGTATCCATCTCCACCGGATACAGCCACTTCTCGAACGGAATGCGCTCACCCTCCACATTGCCGCTTGATAGCTCAAATCCATGCGATTCGATGAGCTGCTTCCAGCCGTTGAATGTTTCCGCCTCTTCGTGACTGCTGTCCCTGGCTCTCTCAAACTCATTGTACATGTCCTTGAATCCTTCGGGTGCGACCATGTCCACGAGTGCAAACAGCCCCTCCGGCGACAGACTCCTGTGCACTTCCTTCAGAAATGCATCCTTGTTCCTGAAGTGGTGTGCCGCTCTTCTGCATGTTATGATGTCGAAGTATGCGTCTCTGAAAGGAAGCGCTGTGGCATCGCTCAGAATGAAGTGCGTGTTGGCAGCGCCACGCTTCTCCGACAGTTTCCGTGCCTGATCCAGCATATTGTGTGTCCTGTCGGTCGCAAAGACCTCACCCACCGAATCGGATAACTCAACTGCCGTGAACCCGGTTCCTGTTGCGACATCCAGTGCCTTCATCTTCTTTTCCGGTTTGAGCAGGGAAATCATGATATCCAGATCTTTTCCCCTGGCGTGTGACGTGCTCTGCGCGTACTTCTCTGCATTTCTGCTGAAGAATTCATTAACGCTCTCTCTTTCTGACATTTTTTCGGCACCTTTGTGTGGTTGGCATTGTTTGAATACGATATAGATGTGCCTAGCTGTGCCGGACTGGGCAATTCAGGCGAGCAATGTTTCCTTCTCACACTGGC
Encoded proteins:
- the hutH gene encoding histidine ammonia-lyase, with product MTKLNSVRLDGCSLTVEDLVNVARNGSRIIVDSRAMKGVERSRKLLEKLIRNGSTIYGVNTGFGELCNRRIDGKNASELQENLVRSTCAGTGAPLSIEETRAIMLLRLNTLVRGYSGVRMELIELLKDMINARVHPVIPSRGSVGASGDLAPLAHMAAVMIGEGYAFDGDKIVPGADALKKKGLRSISLKEKEGLALINGTQFMTGLGALAIYDTGKLLEQAVTVFAMSLDALGGNTAQFDPRIMKLRPHAGMAYIAERVNSAYVGGARAGTSGVQDPYTLRCAPQVLGPLKDMLDYCRSTVTIEMNSTTDNPIVLPDDGQVISAGNFHGQPIAVALDSLCIPLLAMMSFSERRTARLIDSKLSGLKPFLADRPGLQSGYMVPQYTAAALVSEGKILCHPSSSDSIPTSANQEDFVSMGAYSAIKLRQMVGYAFTVVGIEAMCAARALDLAGGPSSSAIREAHARVRRHVRGYDGDRVLSEDIEACADMLKNGSLLR
- a CDS encoding methyltransferase domain-containing protein, with the translated sequence MSERESVNEFFSRNAEKYAQSTSHARGKDLDIMISLLKPEKKMKALDVATGTGFTAVELSDSVGEVFATDRTHNMLDQARKLSEKRGAANTHFILSDATALPFRDAYFDIITCRRAAHHFRNKDAFLKEVHRSLSPEGLFALVDMVAPEGFKDMYNEFERARDSSHEEAETFNGWKQLIESHGFELSSGNVEGERIPFEKWLYPVEMDTEEGRKSRLFLSTAGDRFGEAISYDAGSDALVKRRTIIIARRRRL